One genomic segment of Coffea arabica cultivar ET-39 chromosome 6e, Coffea Arabica ET-39 HiFi, whole genome shotgun sequence includes these proteins:
- the LOC140009531 gene encoding peroxidase A2-like has translation MKTLSLPSLFVLISFFLGAIQLHVSNAQLNATFYSNTCPNVSAIVQNVIQQALQSDPRIGASLIRLHFHDCFVDGCDGSILLDNNGTLRSEKDAAPNTNSARGFDVVDKIKTAVENSCPGIVSCADILALAAESSVSLSGGPSWNVLLGRRDSKTANQAGANTSIPAPFESLSNITAKFTAVGLNINDLVALSGAHTFGRAQCRLFSSRLYNFSGSGNPDPSLNTTYLATLRQICPQNGSTTALANLDFTTPNTFDNNYFSNLQTNQGLLQSDQELFSTPGAATISIVNTFSSNQNAFFQSFAQSMINMGNISPLTGTNGEIRSDCKKVN, from the exons ATGAAAACACTTTCTCTTCCGTCTCTCTTTGTACTAATCAGCTTTTTCCTAGGTGCAATTCAGCTGCATGTATCGAATGCTCAGTTGAATGCAACATTTTACTCAAACACATGTCCAAATGTATCTGCCATTGTCCAAAATGTCATACAACAGGCTTTGCAGTCTGATCCGCGTATTGGTGCAAGCCTCATTCGACTTCATTTCCACGATTGCTTTGTTgat GGATGTGATGGTTCGATTTTACTGGATAACAACGGAACTTTAAGAAGTGAGAAAGATGCAGCTCCCAATACCAACTCTGCTCGCGGTTTTGATGTTGTTGACAAGATAAAGACTGCTGTTGAAAATTCTTGTCCTGGTATTGTCTCTTGTGCAGATATTCTGGCACTTGCTGCTGAATCATCTGTCTCTCTG TCAGGAGGACCTTCATGGAATGTGCTACTGGGAAGGAGGGACAGCAAGACAGCAAATCAAGCAGGAGCCAATACCTCTATTCCCGCTCCCTTTGAAAGCTTAAGCAACATTACTGCAAAGTTTACCGCTGTTGGACTCAACATAAATGATCTTGTAGCATTGTCTG GGGCTCACACATTTGGACGAGCTCAATGTCGATTATTCAGCAGTCGACTTTACAACTTCAGTGGATCTGGCAATCCTGATCCATCACTAAACACAACATACTTGGCTACCTTGCGCCAGATATGCCCACAGAATGGGAGCACTACTGCTTTGGCCAATCTTGATTTTACCACACCTAATACATTCGACaataactatttctctaacctcCAAACCAATCAAGGCCTGCTTCAATCAGATCAAGAGCTGTTCTCCACTCCAGGTGCTGCAACGATTTCCATAGTGAACACTTTCAGTAGTAATCAGAATGCATTCTTCCAAAGCTTTGCGCAATCCATGATCAATATGGGGAATATTAGTCCTTTAACAGGTACTAATGGAGAGATCAGGTCGGATTGTAAGAAGGTTAATTGA
- the LOC140009529 gene encoding homeobox-leucine zipper protein HAT14-like, with amino-acid sequence MELALSLGDTPKPFTFLDKAQKMVNRDLGFCMGLGKGAADRGGDHQSRNSRESDGERRGSSDPPVQLDLLPFSPVPRSQTSSSQLSFSWLTQHLTVAAEPGSSNGFTRAVDVNRRSLGVDKGGEEGTTALSSPNSAASSFQMDFSIYRSGSRSNKRSENEAENDIRGGMASSRASDEDENGMARKKLRLTKEQSAFLEESFKEHNTLNPKQKLALAKQLNLRPRQVEVWFQNRRARTKLKQTEVDCEYLKRCCETLTEENRRLQKELQELRALKSSQPFYMQLPATTLTMCPSCERVASTSTSTAATANTNVTSPPAATADIANTTLSLAKPRLTQMVPFPPLQVQGPQAAL; translated from the exons ATGGAGTTAGCTTTGAGCCTAGGTGACACCCCAAAACCCTTTACATTTCTTGACAAAGCCCAGAAAATGGTGAATAGAGATCTAGGGTTTTGCATGGGTTTAGGAAAGGGTGCTGCTGATCGCGGTGGTGATCATCAGAGCAGAAATAGTAGAGAAAGTGATGGTGAAAGAAGAGGGTCATCAGATCCACCGGTTCAGCTTGATCTACTTCCTTTCTCTCCGGTTCCAAGAAGTCAAACTTCTTCATCCCAGCTCAGTTTTTCTTGGCTGACACAACACT TGACTGTAGCTGCCGAACCGGGTTCGTCCAATGGATTCACGAGGGCGGTGGACGTGAACCGGAGATCATTAGGAGTGGACAAGGGCGGCGAGGAAGGGACCACAGCTCTGTCCTCACCAAACAGCGCAGCCTCATCTTTCCAGATGGACTTTTCAATCTACAGAAGCGGATCAAGATCAAACAAAAGATCAGAGAATGAAGCAGAGAATGATATTAGAGGAGGGATGGCTTCTTCTAGAGCAAGTGATGAAGATGAAAATGGAATGGCCAGAAAAAAGCTTAGACTTACAAAAGAACAGTCTGCCTTTCTTGAAGAAAGCTTCAAAGAACACAATACCCTCAACCCA AAACAAAAGCTAGCTTTGGCAAAGCAATTGAATCTTCGTCCTCGCCAAGTAGAAGTGTGGTTCCAGAACAGAAGAGCAAG GACCAAGTTGAAGCAGACAGAAGTAGATTGTGAGTATTTAAAGAGGTGCTGCGAAACACTGACAGAAGAGAATAGGAGGTTGCAAAAGGAGCTACAAGAATTACGAGCCTTAAAATCTTCCCAGCCTTTCTACATGCAACTCCCTGCCACCACTCTCACCATGTGTCCCTCTTGTGAACGCGTTgcctccacctccacctccaccgcCGCCACCGCCAACACTAACGTCACATCTCCACCGGCAGCCACTGCTGACATTGCTAATACAACACTCTCTCTTGCCAAGCCGAGGCTGACTCAAATGGTTCCGTTTCCACCATTACAAGTTCAAGGTCCACAGGCTGCCTTATGA
- the LOC140009530 gene encoding uncharacterized protein, which produces MGDGMNLDLNLGPIDHSSENTEPRSGSFPDETMNLEDWLGDGPLNRAIEPFRQRRRWRSVWRQLQVPLETRDIAMELIGGSGLQAGEGSVAAEDAPVDVVKTCENNNVFLEDEALGKKDDDEKGNSEAGSFFDCNVCLDLAKDPVVTCCGHLFCWPCLYRWLHVHSDAKECPVCKGEVTMKTVTPIYGRGKNARQLEDDSNLKIPLRPQARRVESFRQSLQRTAFTVPMEEMIRRLTSRYDLYQVHSHNADASRDSPERSHSLLNRILTSRGMRREQNNVISPDDVVDFTQSSPTNSEVGEAGRISSLLLRRSHPNQAAISHLTSTLSSTERLVESYFRNNPVDRTQEQTLPVDDRDSISSIAAVIQSESQTVDTAVEIDSTVSLSTSSSRRRNDASRISDVDSGDSRPHRRRRLG; this is translated from the coding sequence ATGGGAGACGGGATGAATCTTGACCTCAATTTGGGGCCTATTGATCATTCTAGCGAAAATACTGAGCCCAGGTCGGGATCGTTTCCTGACGAGACCATGAATTTGGAGGACTGGTTAGGTGATGGTCCTCTTAATAGGGCTATAGAACCATTTAGGCAGAGAAGACGGTGGCGGTCGGTTTGGAGACAACTACAAGTGCCACTTGAAACAAGGGACATTGCTATGGAGCTAATTGGTGGGAGTGGATTACAAGCTGGTGAGGGTAGTGTTGCAGCAGAGGATGCACCGGTGGATGTGGTTAAAACGTGTGAGAACAATAATGTGTTCTTGGAAGATGAGGCTTTGGGAAAGAAGGATGATGATGAAAAGGGCAATAGCGAAGCAGGAAGCTTTTTTGATTGCAATGTATGCTTGGACCTGGCCAAGGACCCTGTTGTGACTTGTTGCGGTCACTTGTTTTGTTGGCCTTGCCTCTATAGGTGGTTACATGTTCACTCAGATGCCAAGGAGTGTCCAGTTTGTAAAGGGGAAGTGACCATGAAAACTGTTACCCCAATCTATGGCCGGGGAAAGAATGCCCGACAGTTAGAGGATGATTCAAATCTGAAAATCCCTCTGAGGCCCCAAGCACGACGTGTTGAGAGCTTCAGACAATCTCTACAGAGGACTGCTTTTACTGTTCCTATGGAGGAAATGATTCGGCGTCTTACCAGTAGGTATGATTTGTATCAGGTTCATTCCCACAATGCTGATGCTTCACGGGACTCACCTGAAAGAAGCCATTCGCTGCTCAACAGGATCCTGACATCAAGAGGAATGCGCAGAGAGCAGAATAATGTAATATCACCAGATGATGTAGTTGACTTTACACAGAGCAGTCCTACCAATTCAGAGGTGGGGGAAGCCGGACGAATTTCGTCACTCTTGCTTCGTAGATCACATCCAAATCAAGCTGCTATCTCTCATCTGACATCCACCTTGAGTTCTACAGAAAGGTTAGTTGAATCCTACTTCCGTAACAATCCCGTTGATAGGACTCAGGAGCAAACTTTGCCAGTGGATGATAGAGATTCTATCTCAAGCATCGCTGCTGTCATACAGTCGGAGAGTCAGACAGTAGATACTGCAGTTGAAATAGATTCCACAGTTTCACTCTCCACTTCATCTTCCAGAAGAAGGAATGATGCTTCAAGAATTTCAGACGTGGACAGTGGAGATTCACGTCCCCATAGGAGGAGAAGATTGGGTTGA